The genomic DNA ATTGACTATAGGGATGGGGCATGAGGGAATGGGCAAGGGGCAAAAGGTTCCTTGGCAGCAATGAAACATTTCAGAATCATACAGTGTAATTAATGGTGTCACACCTGTATGAACATGctgaaaatcattgaattgtgtactttaaatGGGTAATTTTCATTGTAGGTGAATTCTATCTCGataaagctgttatttaaaaaataatacatagtgTATGATTTTATTCACAGAAATCATCTAGAATCTAAACTCATGTGTAATGACAGGAAGCAGATGACTGACTGGAAATTGGGCAGGAATGGACAGGAGGGGAGGGTCACAAGTGGCATCAGAATACGCTTGTGTGTGATGCAACATCCCAactgtggtgatggctgcataGGTATATACTTATGCCAAAATTTCTCAAATTGAACAAATTATTGTATGTCAATGACACCTCAAAAAGTCattggaaattttaaatataacagtttgaaaattattttaaaataaaaacactcagAAGAGGAAGTGCCAACTCCTCATCTATGCATTTTCAGGTGCGTATGTAGTtacatgtgtatgtattataATACATACCTTACAAGAGGCTTATAAGAGGCTTCTGGAACCTTCAATAGGCTTGTTGAAACATAGTATAAGATCAAGATCCAAGCACAGAAAAAGACCCAAAGGAGAAAAGTCTATTTATATCATAGACTTGGAACCAGACATTTGGGTTCAAAATCCATCTTCGGTACTTTCTAGATGCATTGCCTTTGGGAAGTTGCTACATTTTTTCAGTAGCTCAAGTTATGCATCTGTATAATGGAAATCAGCAAAGTATCTATATCATTGGGCTGTTCTGAAGATTAAGCAGTTTAAGATGTAGGAAGACCTTTGAACTTCACCTGTGTAATCCTATTTTCATTAGCCTCTTAAAATGTGCCAGGTATTGGTTGTACTGAGTACCTGGTCGTCACTCACCTAATTTATTCCTCCAGATAGCTATGCTATTGGTACTGTTAGCATCCCTAACCTTCCAACTgagaaaacagagacagagatggttAGTAAATCACTCAAGGTGGCAAAGCTAGTACATGGCAAATCCAGTATTTGAACTGTCAGGTCAACTCCAGGATTGGATATTTTTTACCACTTCTCCCTATGGAACTCTGGGATACAGACATGAAACACTGTCAGGAGAGACGATTGAAAGGAACAACCATGGACAGAGAACAGTGGGACCAAAGACTCACAGATGTGAATTGTTACAGCTGAGGATTCAATGAACCTGGAACACATGGTCAGGGAAGGGGGACCCTGAGAGCTATGCCTCAAAATGGAGTCTCCGAAGCCaggttattttttgtttgaatTTAAAGTACAGATTAAGTTctattttgtcttaaaaaaaactcCACATAATTTGACTGCAAAATTATTGAGAGGAAGATTAAATATATCTATCTTCATGCCATATACATGatgatatttttgtgtatttgccCCATCTTTGTATATTCTCTATATAAATCCCCATCCATGTCACTTTTTCTTTGGCTTCTGTTTCTCCAAATCAGAGTCTAGGGTTTTGCCAGCAGTCTCAGAGGGCTCAATCCCGGGGCACCATTTATAATCGAAAATTGATTAACATATTTTCCAGTGTTACATGCAGCTAGAGCCTTAATAAAAACTGACTCTCCTTGGACTGTAGTAAAAAGGACATAGAACTTTGCTGGTTGGTGGTTTCCTCATGTCCCTGGGCTGTGGAGGAGCGAAGCACCAAGGATGAATTTTCTTTTGGTTTAGGTGCAAACTGCTCTCAAATGAGAGAGGGATGATCAAAGGTGGCTGAGAGCTGCTGGCTGGaaaccatacacaccacacagCCCAGTTTCTGAATCTAAGGGGGTAGAAACCGTGCAGTTTTCAACTGCAGAGTGAGTATCCTTAAACACACCTAGAAGATCCAGGCATTTCAAAGCTACCTGCCAACTGACCATGAAGTTGGTTGATAAACTATAAATTCTGCTTCTGCTGGGATCTACAGGGAATGAACGAAATGGACTTCTGAAGTGCTGTGAAGGTTTGAGGTGAGTAGTGGCATATTACTGAGAGTTTATTTCCAGATATGAACACAAGGTAGACATCAGGGTGTTTAGGAGTCTTATTCCTGGCCAACATCCTGTTTCTAGGCACGGGTTCTCACCTGGACattagcctttttaaaaaatcacaaataagGGAGGGATTGCAAAACACAGCTCTGCCCCCTTTCTATATACATCTGTGTCTCTTTCACCTAATCTTAGAATGCATgcaacatttatttcatttttacatcCTGGTGTATTTCACACAGCAATGTGGAGCTACACAAAGGATAAAACAGGAGAACGGTGCTCTACCCTAATCTTTATCCACTCTGCCTCAGGTTGGAGACCCAGAGAAAGCCCCTTAATTTCACTAGAGTTTATGAGTGACTCGTTGCTTCTCCATCATTTTGAAGACATTGCAAAAGCATCCTTCTCTACTTCCTCAGGCAAATACAGAAAGTAATTCTCTCTCCAATTAGACTGTGTCATTCCATTCAGTTTTGTGCTGCTGACAACTTCCTTGCCCAGTTCCATTACCACCTGATGCCTTCTGGGTTGCCCTCACCCATATTTCCAGTTACCTGATCACCCAGTAAGTGTTAGCTCTGTAGCAGTGGTAAAAGGAGCAGGTTTCCTCAGAGGCACGGATGTGGAGTGGAGAGGGAATGAAGAAACTTGCAAGTACCAGAGAAACCACCTCCACACTGACACCTAAAAGGAGCTGCTCTGAAATGGGGTGTCTTGGGAGAAAAGAGATGTCAGTGGAAATATACATAAAGTTTATTATTACcaatattaatattattgttattattgtctCTTTCAAGCATAGAGGTATGTGACCAAGCATATGTGTCCTCCTGGGCAGGCATCCTGGAATGTCTGTGCTTTTGCTTGTGATAATATGTGCCTCTGACATTAGGCTTTATCTTGGCATTTTTTCCAAGTCAATAAATGATGAGTTAAGTCATCAGATAATTTCTGCATTTTATAGTTATGTAAATATCTTGTCCACCTGTGCCTGTGACTTTAGTTTCTATCTCACCTGTCTCCTTGTCCTTTATGACTGAATTTCCACGTGCAAATCCCTgatttttcatttgtccctcttcAAACACAGGCTTCTCGAAAGGTACAAGACATACCACTCCTCCTTAATATGAACTTCTCTGTCTTCTAACCCTGCTATGGTCATAACAAAAagccattcatttaaaaaaaatgagaatttaatCTGTATAAGAATTAAATTGTACGATACTTGCTCATCAAAATGTTCATGCCtcaatttcttatttaaaaaatgcaataataGGCCATTCCAAATAGCAAAGCTTATCATTTTCACTATAtatggaaatgttttttttttctttatatttttataaccaCCTCtcattcaatatttttttctctttctacctctaGGAATGACACACGCTCCTCTTCTCTCATTTGGAAAGATGCTTTATCAAAATGACAGCAGTTTACACCCAGCCACGTTTTTCCTCATCGGAATCCCAGGTCTGGAAGGTATCCACGCCTGGATCTCCCTGCCTTTCTGCTCTATTTACCTTGTGGCTTTAGTGGGAAATGCCACAATTCTGCTAGTCATCAAGACGGAGCAGACCCTCCGGGAGCCCATGTTCTACTTTCTGGCCCTCCTTTCCACGACTGATCTGGCCCTTTGTACAACCGCTGTGCCTCGCATGCTGGGCATCCTCTGGTTTGATGCCCATGAGATTAACTTTGGAGCTTGTGTGGCCCAGATGTTTCTGATCCATGCGTTCACAGGCATGGAGGCTGAGGTCCTGGTGGCCATGGCTTTTGACCGTTATGTGGCCATCTGCGCTCCTCTCCATTACACGACCATCATGACGTCCCGGGTGCTGGTGGGCATCAGCTTATACATTGTAATTCGTCCAGTAGTGCTTATACTTCCTATGATTTTTCTCATCTACCGCCTACCCTTCTGCCAGGCTCATATAACAATAGCTCATTCCTACTGCGAGCACATGGGCATTGCAAAACTGTCCTGTGGAAACATCCATATCAATGCCATCTATGGGCTCTTTGtggtctctctcttccttctgaacCTGGTCCTTATCGGCATCTCCTACGTTTACATTCTCCGCTCTGTCTTCCGCCTCCCGTCGCGGGACGCCCGGCTCAAAGCCCTGAACACATGTGGCTCCCATGTTGGGGTCATGTGTGTTTTCTATGTTCCCTCGGTCTTCTCCTTCCTCACTCACCGATTTGGGCACAACATACCACGCTATATTCACATTCTTGTTGCCAACTTGTATCTGGTGATCCCCCCTTCCCTCAACCCCATCATTTACGGTGTGAGGACCAAGCAGATACGCAAGCGAGTGCTCCATGTCTTTTCTGCACACTAGGGCTCTTGCTGGGTTTCTTTACCAAGTACTTTGATCCAGCAAGGAAGACTGGTGTGTTCTTTCCAGGAAGACTTTTCTCTCTCTAAATTTAGTGCTGCATCATCACATTCCAGGGGATTTGATCTTGGCTCCTCAGTGTTTCTATGATTTGAATCACCTTTGACATAGTTCACGTTCAAGGACTAATTCTCATTTTGTATGTGAgaactgtttgtttttctgagTGACTGGGAATGATCAAGCAATAAGCTTTCCTGTAATTACATTGGTTAACATTGCTTTTTACTCCCCATTATAAGTTCTCTGTTTTCTCTCCATTTAACAAAAGCAAGACCAAGGATCACATACCAAATACATTTATTCCCACTACATGGAATTAAATACCATGATTATAATGATGAATTTACCTTAAATGTTATTCTTATTCAAACATATGAGCCATTTAAGTAGAAATGACCTGGAACTACCATCTCAATCCACTTCCAGTTTTTCTTATCCTCAGAGACAGGAGTGACTAACACATGACTAATATTTTTCTGAGAAtctaaatttatctttttaaatccaATAATTTCTGTGGGATTTGGAATTATAATGCTTATTTCTTATAAAGTATGATGCACTGTGTATCATTTCATGGACAGGTGATTCACTTAATGCTAAATTTAGAGATGTTTAAACATATGGCAAATAGAATATCATTTTTGAGTATAATAGACTCTTATTCATCTCTCCTTTTGATGAtatgtataatattttttattttaaatgtgcatttaATATTGTAAGATCTGTTGAATACTTTTTGTGCATATTTGGAAAATAACTGAAGGGTCTATATTTAGAAGAAGAATTTTCGGGTAAAAAATGTTGATTGAGTACGTCATGTTCTTGCTTTCTTGTATTATGTATCCTATTTACTGTAATTTCCTCACACCTTCTCAAAATTATAGTCACATTATCAAGTCTGATTACCTAAGTTATCTGAGTAATATGAAACATTAACACTTTCCAGTaagctttttatatatatattaattttttaaatcactacttgtcttctctgttgcatagacctcccctttcccccacacaccacattaaacatgctaatcatagtaccacctttcttcttccccgcccttatctctccctaccctcccattcttcccagtctctttcccttggtaactcttagtccattcttgggttctgtgattctgctgctgttttgtttcttcagtttttcttttgttcatatactctacagatgagtgaaatcatttggtatttgtcttcctccacttggcttatttcactgagcataataccctctagctccatccatgttgttgcaaattgtaggatttgttttcttctaatggctgaataatattccattgtgtatatgtaccacatcttctttaaccattcatctactgatggacacttaggttgcttccatttcttggctatagtaaatagtgctgtgataaacataggggtgcatctgtctttttcaaactggagtgctgcattcttagggtaaattcatagaagtggaattcctgggtgaaatggtaagtctattttgagcattttgaagaacctccatactgctttccacaatggttgaataaatttacattcccaccagcagtgtaggagggttcccctttctccacaaactcacgaacatttgttgttgtttgtcttttggatggtagctatccttattggtgtgaggggatatctcgttgtggttttaatttgcatttctatgatgacaagcaatgtggagcatcttttcatgtgtcttttggccatctgaatttcttctttagagaactgtctactctgctcctctgcccattttttaatggattatttgctttttgtttgttgaggtttgtgagctctttatatattttggatgtcaaccctttattggatctgtcatttatgaatatattctcctatactgtaggatacatttttgttctatagatggtgtcctttgctgtacagaagttttcagcttgatataatcccacttgttcatttttgcttttgttttccttgcccggggagatatgttcatgaagaagtcactaatgtttatgtccaagagatttttgcctatgtttttttctaagagttttatggtttcatgacttacattcaagtctttgatccattttgaatttacttttgtgtatggggttagacagtgatccagtttcattctcttacatgtagctgtccagttttgccagcaccatctaagagactgtcatttccccattgtatgtccatggctcctttattgtatattaattgaccatatatgtttgggttaatgtctggagtctctaatctgttccactggtctgtggctctgttcttgtgacagtaccaaattgtctttattaccatggctttgtagtagagcttgaagttggggagtgagatcccccccactttactcttctttctcaggattgctttagctcttcggggtctttggtgtttccatatgaatttttgaactatttgttgcagttcattgaagaatgttgttggtaatttgatagggattacatcaaatctgtatattgctttgggcaggatggccattttgactatattaattcttcctagccaagagtatgggatgagtttccatttgttagtgtccccattaatttctcttgagagtgtcttttggttttcagggtataggtctttcacttctttggtgaggtttattcctaggttttttattcattttgatgcaattgtgaatggaattgttttcctgatttctctttctgttggttcattgttagtgtatagaaaagccacagattttcgtgtgttaattttgtatcctgcaactttgctgtattccaatatcagttctagtagttttggggtggagtctttagggtttttttttgtacaaatatcatgtcatctacaaatactgacagtttaacttcttctttacaatctagattccttgtatttctttgttttgtgtaattgccatggctaggacctccagtactatgttgaataacagtggggagagtggacatccctgttttgcacctgatctcagaggaaaagctttcagcgtcttgctgttcagtatgatgttggctgagagtttatcatacatggcctttattatgttgatgtacttgccctctatacccattttgctgagagtttttatcatgaatggatgttgaattttgttgaatgctttttcagcatgtatgtagatgatcatgtggtttttgtgcttctttttgttgatgtggtggatgatgatggattttcgaatattgtaccatccttgcatccctgggatgaatcccacttagtcatggtgtatggtccttttgatatatttctgaattcggtttgctaatattttattgagtatttttgcgtctatgttcatcagggatataggtctgtcattttcttttttggtggggtctttgtctggttttagtattagggtgatgttggcttcatagaaggagtttgggagtattctctcctcttctattttttggaaaactttaagaagaatgggtattatatcttctctgtatgtctaataaaattccgaggtaagtccatctcgcctgggggttttgttcttgggtatttttttgattactgctacaatttctttgctggtaattgatttgtttagattttgtgtttcttccttgatcagtcttggaaggttgtatttttctaggaagttgtccatttcttctaggttttccggcttcttagcatataggttttcatagtatttctaataattctttgtatttctgttgggtccgtcgtgatgtttcctttcacgtttctgattctgttgatgtgtgttgattctttttgtctctttataagtctggctaaagtcttatctatatcatttattttctcaaagaaccactcttggtgtcattgattttttctattgttttattcttctctattttgtttatttcctctctgttctttactatgtcctccttctgctggctttagtcctcatttgttcttctttttccaattttgataattgtgacattagactattcatttgggtttgttcttccttctttaaatatgcctgaattgctatatactttcctcttaggactgctttcactgcatcccacagaagttggggctttgtgttgttgttgtcatttatttccatatattgctggatctccattttaatttggtcattgatccattgactgtttagaagcgtgttgttaagcctccatgtgtttgtgagcctttttgctttctttctacaaaTTACTTCCAGCTTTATATttttgtggtctggaaagttgtttggtagaatttcaatctttttgaatttacagaggctctttttgtggcctagtatgtggtctattctggagaatgttccatgtgcacttgagaagaatgtgtatcttgttgctttgggatggagagttctatagatgtctattagatccatctgttctaatgtgttgttcagtgcctctgtgtccttacttattttctgtctggtggatctgtcctttggagtgaattgtgtgttgaagtctcctaaaatgaatgcattgcattctatttcctcccttacttctgttagtatttatttcacatatgctggtgctcctgtgttgggtgcatatatatttataatggttatatcctcttgttggactgacccctttatcattatgtaatgtacttctttgtctcttgtgactttctttgttttgaagtctattttgtctcatactagtactgcaacacctgcttttttctccctattgtttgcataaaatatctttttccatcccttaacttttagtctgtgcatgtctttgggtttgaggtgagtctcttgtaaacagcatatagatgggtcttgtttttttatacattcagtgactctatgtcttttgattggtccattcagtccatttacatttagggtgattatcgataggtatgtacttattgccatttcaggctttagatttgtggttaccaaaggttccaggttactttccttactatctaagagtctaacttaactcacttcgtttgctcttacaaacacaatctaaaggttcttttctatttcctcctttttcttcttcctccattctttatatattaggtatcaaattctgtactttttgtctatcccttgattgaatttggggatagtcaatttaattttgcatttgcctcgcaatcagctgctccaccctcccactgtggttttactacctctggtgacagacagctatccaaccctaggaacacttccatcaatAGCAGTtactccaaaatagactgcagagatggtttgtgggaggtaaactctctcagcttttgtttatctggaaattctttaatccctccttcaactttaaatgataatctcgccggataaTGTAATgttgtttccaggcccttctgcttcatggcattaaatacatcatgccactcccttctggcctgtaagtttctgctgagaagtctgatgttagcctgatgggctttcctttgtatgtgatcttatttctgcctctggcttcttttaacaatctgtccttattcttcatctttcccattttaattactatgtttcttggtgttgtcttcctggggtcccttgtgttgggagctctgtggatctccatggcctgagagactatctccttccccagattggggaagttttcagcaactaccttctcaaagacactttctatccctttctctctctttctccttcttctggtatccctgtaatgccaatattgttctgcttgcattgggcacacagttctctcaatattctttcatttttagagatcctttttcctctctgtgcctcagcttttttgtatccctcttctctagtttctatttcatttattgtctcctccagtgtatccaacctgcttttaataccctccattgtgttcttcaatgatgggatctctgacctgaatttattcctgaattcttggatttctttccatacctccattagaatgttgataatttttattttgaactccctttcaggaagagtcatgaggtccatatcatttaaatctttctcgggagttgtattaacaattttactctggacaaggttcctttggcatttcatgtttttatatggctccctctagtgtccagaagctgtatgCTGGCGCTACTCAGCCCCTGAAGTAAtgtctggggtggcagggaagcgGTACTGGTGcatgtggggaggaaggagctcttccccgcctcccggctgctgtgcctgtctccactgcctgagccagtggacgggtcacacaggtatgtttttgtcccagagcaaccagatatggatccctgctttccacaaggagccagaatcccagtctcccaggagctctgcctgtattaactttccaacccggtagtcatgcaagtctcataaaagcaccatgaaatgtaggtttgtgctcccagagctgcTCTCTGAAGCTAGGCATTCAGCAGTCCCaaaccttccactccctccctgctccatttctcttcctaccattggtgagctggggtcagggaggggctcaggtcctgtggagccacagctctggtacgttaccccattcagtgaggtctgcttttttctccatgtatgtgcagtctgacgccgtcctctttcctgttgctctctcagtattagttgcaccaattaaattttctaattgtatcctgttttaggaggaagcctctgtctctcctctcatgccgccatctttcaagctctttatattttatattctttcttcaTTTGGTATATTAGACTTTTGAATGAAACCAATACTGATTATATTACCTCTGGCACAGCATTCTGCCTCTTCCTACTCAGAGTTTGTGCATTGCTTTTTGCATATAGCAGCTCTGCACACCTACTAGCCTGCTGACCAACAGGGATCACAAGTCTACCGTGAGACATTTTATTGCAAATACACAGATGCTGTAACCTGAATGATTTTTCTATACCCACTCCTGATTCCATTGTAGAAGCTGAGTGCACCTAGTTTTCTAGAAACACCCACTTGTTCATGTGTGCCTAATTGAGTAAGTAAATTTGTTTACAGGTATTTTTTCTAGATCCCCCAGAATTATATCCAATGCTTGcaatcattttttattctgtaaaTCTTAGAGTAATTCTGAACCTAACTGACACAAGTGTATGTACAAATACAGATTCCTGGATAACAAGTCCTTAAGAAAAGGAATTTGGAATTAGTTCTTTATCTGATTAGCCTTAAGAATATTAAGGGCTCGCATTATTGGTAATGGGGACATTGGTGGTGTCTAGAAGGCAGTGGCAACTGTTATGCATATTATCACCTCTAGATTTCTGGAACCATCTGCTTAAGGAAGACAGGGATTTTAGTGGTCAtgtatttcttcaaatgtttcaTTTAAACTTAACATATGACCCAACATTTCCACACTGAGGTATGTATCCAAGAGAATTGAGAACACACATCTACAAAACAAATTTgtccatgaatgttcatagcatcatCATTCACAATCATTCCAAAGTGGGAACAATGCAAATGTACATCACCTGAGGACTGGATAAATGGCATGCGttatattcacacaatggaatattacctgGGTGTAAAACAGGTTAAGTACTAACACATGATATCAAATGAAtggactttgaaaacattatgctacatGAGAGAAACTAGACACCAAAGGGCACATACTGTTTGGTTCTATTTGTATGAAATgctcagaataggcaaatccacagtgATAGAATGTTCTGCTCCCTTTTGTTATAGAGTTGGGACACAGTTCAGTGACCAACAAAGGGCAAAGGCTTTCCCTTGCGGTGATGAAAACAGTTCAAAATTGTGTTTTGAAACGTATGAAACATTTGAAGCCTTTCAAAATTAGTGTAATGGTTTTACATCTGTAAAAATATGGTGAAAATCACTCAGTTATACACTTTGTATGGGTGCCTTTCATTGTACATgaataatatctcaataaagctgttatttaaaaaataatacatgctgTGTAGTTTTATTTATACAAATCATCTGGAAATCGAAACTCGTATAACAACAGAAAGCAGATGACTGACTGGAAATTAGGCAGAGATGGACAGGTGGGGAGGTTTATAAAGTGATATCAGAATACACTTGTGTGTGATACATCATCTTAATTGTGGTGTTGGTTGCAGaggtatatacatatgtcaaaacttctCAAATTGGCTAATTATTGTACATTAAGGATACCTAAAAAATCTTTtggtaattttaaatataaaattttaaaaaatgaattcaaaataaaaacattcagaAGAGGCAGGATCAGCTACCTATTTATACATTTTCAGGTGAATACGTAGTTCCATGTGAATGTATTATAAGGAAAGACCTTTCAACAGGCTTCTGGTATCTTCAAAATACACTTGTGGAAACAGCATAAGAATAAgatccaaaaacagaaaaaattctaAGCAAAAAAGTCTATTTGTATCATAGATTTTGGCAAAAGACATTTGGGTTCCAAATCCATCTTTGTCATTTTCTAGATGCACAGCCTTTGGGAGGGTGCTATACTTTTCTATGGCTCAAGTTTTCCCTCTGTATAATGCAAATCAGCAAAGTGTCTATGTCATTGGGCTGTTCTGAAGATTGAAGAGGATAACATGcatgaa from Manis pentadactyla isolate mManPen7 chromosome 9, mManPen7.hap1, whole genome shotgun sequence includes the following:
- the LOC118912148 gene encoding olfactory receptor 52J3-like → MLYQNDSSLHPATFFLIGIPGLEGIHAWISLPFCSIYLVALVGNATILLVIKTEQTLREPMFYFLALLSTTDLALCTTAVPRMLGILWFDAHEINFGACVAQMFLIHAFTGMEAEVLVAMAFDRYVAICAPLHYTTIMTSRVLVGISLYIVIRPVVLILPMIFLIYRLPFCQAHITIAHSYCEHMGIAKLSCGNIHINAIYGLFVVSLFLLNLVLIGISYVYILRSVFRLPSRDARLKALNTCGSHVGVMCVFYVPSVFSFLTHRFGHNIPRYIHILVANLYLVIPPSLNPIIYGVRTKQIRKRVLHVFSAH